In the genome of Paenarthrobacter ilicis, the window TCCACGCCCTTGACGTTGATCATCAGCTGCGGGAGCTTGGTCATTGCTGTGGACAGGTCCTTCAGGGTGCGGCCGGTCAGGGCCACCTGGGCTGCCAGCTGCAAGCCCGTCAGGACGCCGTCACCGGTGGTGGCGTAGTCGGAGAAGATCACATGTCCGGACTGTTCGCCGCCCAGGTTGTAGCCGCCGTCGCGCATGCCTTCCAGGACGTAGCGGTCTCCGACTGCAGTCTCCAGGATGGTGATCCCGGCGTCGCGCAGGGCCAGCTTGAGCCCCAGGTTGCTCATGACGGTGGCCACCAGGGTGTTGTCCTTGAGCTTGCCGGCCTTGTTGAGGGCCAGGGCCAGGATCGCCATGATCTGGTCCCCATCCACTTCGTTGCCTTCGTGGTCCACTGCAAGGCAGCGGTCAGCATCGCCGTCATGGGCTATTCCGAGGTCTGCTCCGTGCTTGACCACGGCTTCCTTCAGCGGTCCCAAGTGTGTGGAGCCCACGCCTTCGTTGATGTTGAGGCCGTCGGGTTCGGCGCCGATCACCACCACGTCCGCGCCGGCATCCTTGAAGACCTCGGGTGAGCAGCCGCTGGCCGCACCGTGGGCGCAATCCAGGACGACTTTGATCCCATCGAGCCTCTGCGGCAAGGTACCCAGCAAGTGCACAATGTAGCGGTCCTCGGCGTCCGAGAAGCGCTGGATGCGTCCGACGTCGGCGCCAACCGGCCGCTGGGGTTCCTTGCCCAGCTGCGCCTCTATGGCGTCTTCGACGTCGTCCGG includes:
- the glmM gene encoding phosphoglucosamine mutase is translated as MSRLFGTDGVRGLANGLLTAELAMQLAQAAAVVLGHDRATDGKRPRAVVARDPRASGEFLAAAVEAGLSSSGIDVYDAGVLPTPAAAYLVADLNADFGVMLSASHNPAPDNGIKFFARGGQKLPDDVEDAIEAQLGKEPQRPVGADVGRIQRFSDAEDRYIVHLLGTLPQRLDGIKVVLDCAHGAASGCSPEVFKDAGADVVVIGAEPDGLNINEGVGSTHLGPLKEAVVKHGADLGIAHDGDADRCLAVDHEGNEVDGDQIMAILALALNKAGKLKDNTLVATVMSNLGLKLALRDAGITILETAVGDRYVLEGMRDGGYNLGGEQSGHVIFSDYATTGDGVLTGLQLAAQVALTGRTLKDLSTAMTKLPQLMINVKGVDKGRAGTDEGVAAAVAAAEVELGETGRVLLRPSGTEALVRVMVEAADMDTAERICKSLAAVVQDRLGVSSGLSV